A single window of Qipengyuania sediminis DNA harbors:
- a CDS encoding acyl-CoA dehydrogenase family protein — protein MTGDARAAGEAARRFAATVQEATGRLVRREGALDAALATREQRRFHGFAWIATTAEALVATACWYEGLEDARDIDRLVLEVAFGEYCAQLAGGVAMGQSEVVRPADYGLAEAARAFAGEPSVAAFLEQGNAPETRAALAQRIASGERPGESVGDGALDMVRGQFRRFAAERIAPRAQAWHLADALIPLDIVAEMAALGVFGVTISEEYGGLGLGKLAMCLVSEELSRGWICAGSLGTRSEIAAELIGTNGTTGQKTRYLPRIADGSILPTAVFTEPDTGSDLASIRTRAVRDPAGGWRIDGAKTWITHAARADLMTVLVRTDLANPGHGGLSMLLAEKSRGTEADPFPDPGLAGEAIDVLGYRGMREYSLGFEGFRVAADGLLGAVEGQGFRQLMQTFESARIQTAARAVGVAWNAFDLGLSYAVDRRQFGNSLLAFPRVADKLALMVAEIVAARELTYAAAREKDAGERCDIVAGMAKLLAARTAWSAADAALQIHGGNGYALEYPISRVLCDARVLNIFEGAGEIQAQVIARGLLMGR, from the coding sequence GTGACAGGCGACGCGCGCGCCGCCGGCGAAGCCGCGCGCCGCTTTGCCGCCACGGTGCAGGAGGCGACGGGCCGCCTGGTGCGGCGCGAAGGCGCGCTCGATGCCGCGCTGGCAACCCGCGAGCAGCGCCGCTTCCACGGCTTCGCCTGGATCGCGACCACGGCCGAGGCGCTGGTGGCCACCGCGTGCTGGTACGAAGGGCTCGAAGACGCGCGCGACATCGACCGGCTGGTGCTCGAAGTCGCGTTCGGCGAATATTGCGCGCAGCTCGCGGGCGGGGTCGCGATGGGGCAATCGGAAGTGGTCCGCCCCGCCGATTACGGCCTCGCCGAGGCCGCGCGCGCCTTTGCCGGCGAGCCTTCGGTCGCCGCTTTCCTCGAGCAAGGCAATGCCCCCGAAACCCGCGCCGCGCTGGCTCAGCGCATCGCCTCGGGCGAGCGGCCAGGCGAAAGCGTTGGCGATGGCGCGCTCGACATGGTGCGGGGCCAGTTCCGCCGCTTCGCCGCCGAACGGATCGCGCCGCGCGCGCAGGCCTGGCACCTCGCCGACGCGCTGATCCCGCTCGATATCGTCGCCGAAATGGCCGCGCTCGGCGTCTTCGGCGTGACGATATCGGAGGAATACGGCGGGCTCGGTCTCGGCAAGCTCGCGATGTGCCTCGTCTCGGAAGAGCTCTCGCGCGGGTGGATTTGTGCGGGGTCGCTCGGCACAAGGTCGGAGATCGCGGCCGAGCTGATCGGCACCAACGGCACGACGGGGCAGAAGACGCGCTACCTGCCGCGCATCGCCGATGGCTCGATTTTGCCGACCGCGGTCTTCACCGAACCCGACACCGGCTCCGACCTCGCGTCGATCCGCACCCGCGCGGTGCGCGACCCCGCCGGGGGATGGCGGATCGACGGCGCGAAGACCTGGATCACTCACGCCGCCCGCGCCGATCTGATGACGGTTCTGGTCCGCACCGACCTTGCGAATCCGGGTCACGGCGGGCTTTCGATGCTGCTGGCTGAGAAGAGCCGGGGGACCGAGGCGGACCCCTTTCCCGATCCCGGCCTGGCCGGCGAGGCGATCGATGTGCTGGGATACCGCGGGATGCGTGAATATTCGCTCGGATTCGAAGGTTTTCGTGTTGCGGCTGACGGCCTGCTCGGCGCGGTCGAGGGTCAGGGCTTCCGCCAGCTCATGCAAACCTTCGAAAGCGCGCGGATTCAAACGGCTGCGCGCGCGGTGGGGGTGGCATGGAACGCCTTCGATCTCGGCCTATCCTACGCTGTTGACCGCCGTCAGTTCGGGAACAGCCTGCTCGCCTTCCCCCGCGTCGCCGACAAGCTCGCGCTGATGGTGGCGGAAATCGTCGCGGCGCGCGAACTTACCTATGCGGCCGCGCGCGAAAAAGATGCCGGCGAGCGCTGCGATATCGTCGCCGGCATGGCCAAGCTTCTTGCCGCGCGCACCGCCTGGAGCGCTGCGGACGCCGCGCTGCAGATCCACGGCGGTAACGGCTATGCGCTTGAATATCCAATCAGCCGCGTGCTCTGCGATGCGCGCGTCCTCAACATCTTCGAAGGCGCGGGCGAAATCCAGGCACAGGTAATCGCGCGGGGATTGCTGATGGGACGCTAG